Proteins encoded together in one Miscanthus floridulus cultivar M001 chromosome 16, ASM1932011v1, whole genome shotgun sequence window:
- the LOC136512213 gene encoding protein PHOTOSYSTEM I ASSEMBLY 2, chloroplastic-like — MELAMATGSRSSSLVTGLRCRTGAAAAAFRFSSGDRRRSWRTTPVTASGRGARRLTVSAAACKTCKGKGAVECPGCKGTGKNKKNGNIFERWKCFDCQGFGLKSCPTCGKGGLTPEQRGER; from the exons ATGGAGCTTGCCATGGCCACTGGCAGCAGAAGCAGCAGCTTGGTCACCGGCTTGAGGTGCAGGACAGGTGCAGCGGCAGCGGCATTCAGATTCAGTAGTGGGGATCGCCGCCGCAGCTGGAGGACGACCCCAGTGACGGCGTCCGGCCGTGGAGCCCGCAGGCTGACG GTCTCTGCAGCAGCCTGCAAGACATGTAAGGGAAAGGGCGCAGTAGAATGCCCAGGGTGCAAG GGAACCGGCAAGAACAAGAAGAACGGCAACATTTTCGAGAGATGGAA GTGCTTTGACTGCCAGGGGTTCGGGCTCAAGAGCTGCCCAACCTGTGGCAAAGGAGGTCTCACACCCGAACAGCGAGGAGAGAGATGA